The Candidatus Limnocylindria bacterium nucleotide sequence CGTCCGCGGACGCGCACGACGACCTCGTGGAATTCCTGGAGCGCATCGGCGCGCGGGATCTGTTCGACCGCGTCTACGGATCAGACCTTGTGAACACCTGGAAGTTCGGACCCGCGTACTACCGTGCGGTGCTCGCCGATAGCGGCGTCGATCCTGCTCGCGCGGCGGTGGTCGATGACCAACCACAGGCGCTCGCGTGGGCGAGCGAATGCGGGCTACGCGGTTTCCTCGTCGAGCGCCAGGGCGGTCAGGGGTTCGACGAGGCGGTCGGCCGAACGTTCGATGAGGTCGCGCGCGCCATCGACTAGCTCTCGGCGACGACAACGCGCTCGGCGCTGGTCAGATCGCGCACCGTGCGCGTTCGCAGCCCGGCGCGCCCCAGCATTTCCCTGACGGCGGCGACCTGAGGTGGGTCGCATTCGAAGAGTGCTGCGCCATCCGGCGCGAGCACTCGCGCAAGATCTGCGATGCAGCGCTTGATGAGGCCGAGGCCATCGGGCCCCGCGACAACCGCGCCCCGCGGCTCGAACGCGAGGGAGCTGCGCTCGCCGACCCACTCGTTCACGGTGTCGTCTCGGAGGTACGGCAGGTTGGCGCACACGAGGTCGACGCGCTCGGTGATCGGCTCGAGCAGATCGCCTTGCCGGAGCTCCACGCGGTCGGCGACCCCGTTCGCCAGCGCGTTCGCCCGCGCCACCACCAGCGCGTCACGCGATGAGTCGGTCGCAATGACGCGCACGCGGTGCTCGTGCGCCGCGAGGGCCACGGCGATCGCGCCCGAGCCCGTGCCGACATCGACGACGCGCAGTGCGCGGCCGGCGATGCGCTCGCGCGCGGCCTCCACGAGAACCTCGGTCTCGGGCCGTGGGATGAGCACACGCGGATCCACTTGGAAACGCAGGCCGTAGAACTCCTTGAAGCCGCGCAGATAGGCCACCGGCTCGCCACGGCTCCGTCGTTCGACGAGCTTCTGGAATCTCTCATCCTCCGCTGCGGACAGCTCGCGCTCGGGATGCGCGTAGAGGGCTTCCTTGCCGACCCCCAGCGCATGCGCGAGCAGCACGTCGGCGTCGAGCGAGGCGGTGCTCGCATCAGGGGCGGACCGCAGACGCGCGGTCGCGGCCGTGCGCGCGTCGCCCCACGTCCGCATGTGGGAAGTATCGTCGCCGCGTGCAGCGCGCCCGACGATCGATCAGATCGTCTCCGAACGGATGATCGTCCCGTGAGCGTCCACCACGAGAAGCTCTCGGTGAGCACTGACCAGCGTGAGATGACCGTCGATGTGACGTCGCGCGTACGCGCCGCGGTCACGAGATCCAAGGTGCGCGAAGGCATGTGCGTGATAAGTGTCGCGCATACGACCGCGGCGGTCTTCGTCAACGAGAACGCCGACCCCGATGTGCAGCGTGATCTGCTCCAGAGGCTTGCGACGCTGGTCCCGGAGGGCGGCGACTACCGTCATGCGGAAGGAAATTCGCCGGCGCACATCAAAGCGGTCCTCGTTGGTAACGATGTGTCGCTTTCAGTACACGAAGGCGAGCTCGTGCTCGGTACATGGCAGGGCGTGTACTTCGCAGAGTTCGATGGACCACGTGAGCGGAGCGCGACCGTAACTGTCATCGGCGACTGAGCGTCGTACCATCTCCTGCGCCGTCACCGACGGTCAGGGGAGAGGGCGATCATCACACTCACCGTCGCGCGCGCGCCGGTCATGACCGTTCGCGATGCCGAGCGCGCGATCCGTACCGCGCTTTCGCGCGGCGGCGACTGGGCCGAGCTGTTCTGGGAACGGAGTGAAACGCTGCAGCTCGTCCTCGATGACCAGCGGATCGAAGACGCGATCACCGGAGTCGACCAGGGAGCCGGCGTCCGCGTCGAAAGCGGCGAGCAGACCGTCTACGCGAACGGCAACGTGACCGACGTCGACGACGTCATGGCCATCGCGGGCCGCGCGGCGCGCAGCGTCGCCGACGGATCGGGCCTCCACGAGTCGGCTCGCCTCACGCCAGACGAGCTCCCGCGTCCACATTCGGTCGCAGTCGACCCCCGGACCGTGCCGGTGGAGCGCAAGGTCGCGCTGCTACGCCTGGCGAACGAGGTCGCGCGGGCCCACGACCAGCGCGTGTCGCAGGCGACGGTGTCGTACGCGGAGAGCGTGCAAGAGATCCTGGTCGCGAACAGCGACGGAGTGCATCGGACCGATACGCGCGTGCGCGTGAACTTCGCGGTGCATGTCGTCGCGAAGGACGGGGCCGTGCTCGAGTCCGGATTCGAGGCGGTGCGGGGGACGCTCGGCTTCGAGATGCTCACCGACGACGCGGTGCGCGACGCCGCCGAGAAGGCGGCGCGTCGAGCGGTGCTCAACGTCGGTGCGCAGCCCGCGCCCGCGGGCACGTACACCGTGGTGCTGTCGAGCGAGGCGGGTGGAACGCTCATCCACGAATCGGTCGGCCACGGCCTGGAGGCGGACCTCAACCTCAAGGGCCTGTCGGTGTACTCCGGGCGCATCGGTGAGAAGGTCGCGAGCGAGCTCATCACCGTGATCGACGACGGGCGCGATCCGGGCCAGCGCGGCACGGCGGCCATGGACGACGAGGGCACCGCGACGCAGCGCACCGTGCTGATCGAGAAGGGCATCCTGAAGACGTATCTCTCGGACCGGAAGCACGCCGAGAAGCTCGGTATCCGGCGCAGCGGCAACGCGCGGCGCGAGAGCTTCCGGCATCTGCCGATCTGCCGGATGACGAACACCATGATCGCGTCCGGCGACTCGGATCCCGAGGAGATCGTTCGCTCGGTCAAGGACGGCATCTTCGTGAAGAAGATGGGGGGCGGACAGGTCGATGTCGTGAGCGGCAACTTCGCCTTCGAGGTCACCGAGTGCTACCGCATCCGCGATGGGAAGCTCGCCGAGCCGCTGCGCGGCGCGACGCTCGTGGGCCAGGGCCCCAAGCTCATGAGCGAGATCGACATGGTCGGCTGGGACCTTGGGTATTCGACTGGCACGTGCGGCAAGGATGGCCAGGGCGCGCCCGTCGCCGACGCGCAACCGACCCTGCGGATCCCGTCGGTCGTCATCGGCGGAAAGATCCAGTGACGGCACGCCTCTCGAACGATGAGGTCGTCGATCGCGCGCTCGAAGCATTGCGAGCGGGCCGTCTCGCGACGGCGGAGATCTTCGTGCGCGACGCGTTGTCCGGATCCGTCGAGACGAAGGACGGCGCGCTGGAGGTCGTGACAGCACGTGGCGAGCGTGGGCTCGGCGTGCGTGTACTCGAGGGTCAGCGCGTCGGGTTCGCGCACACGAGCGATCTCGCGGTCTCCGGCATCGAAGCCTGCGTGGACCAGGCGCGGCGGATGGCGACGATCACCGAGCCGGACGAAGACCTGCGCATCGCCGCCGCGCCGCTCGAGAGCGTCGATCTCGACATCTTCCAGCCCGGCCTCGAGGACCGCCCGCTCACGGACCGCGGCGCGATCGCGCTCGCGGTGGAGAGCGCGGCGCGCTCCGTGGATCCACGCATCACGCACTTCCGCAAGACGAGCTACAGCGACGCGGAAGTGACCACGCTCATCGCGACCACGACCGGAGTCCGCGCGTCGTACCGCGAGAGCTTCTGCGGCGCGATGACGAGCGCGGTCGCGACGCAGAACGGCGAGCGGCAGATCGGCTATCACGGCGAGGGCGCGCGGCGCATGGTGGAGCTGGATCCGGACGCCGTCGGCAAGCGGGCCGCGCAGCGCGCGCTGGAGAAGCTTGGCGCGAAGCCCTTCCCCACCCAGAAGCTCCCGGTCGTCCTGGACCCGTGGATGGCGATGTCGCTCCTCGGCGCGATCGCACCGCTGTTCTCAGCCGATAGCGTCCTGAAGGGCCGATCGTTGTTCGCGGGGAAGCTCGGCGAGCGCGTGGCGAACACGCGCGTGACGGTCGTCGACGACGCTCGACGGAAGGGCGGGCTCCGCAGTGCGCCCTTCGACGGCGAAGGCGTCGCTACGACGACGCGGATCCTCATCGGGCGCGGCGTGCTTCGCGGCTACCTCACGAACCTGAAGACCGCGCGCAAGATGAGCAGCGCGCCGACCGGGAACGCGCGACGCGGCTCGTACGCATCGCCGAGCCGCATCGGTCCATCGAACTTCTACATCGAGGCGGGCTCGGACGATCCAGTTGCTCTCGTACGCGGGCTCGACCGTGCGCTGGCCGTCACCTCGCTCCTCAACCTGCACACCATCGATCCGGTGTCGGGCGAGTTCTCACTCGGAGCGACCGGAACGTATGTGGAGCGAGGCGCGCCGGTGCACCCGGTGCAGGGCATTACGATCGCGGGCAACCTCACGCATCTCCTTTCGTCGATCAGCGGGGTGGGTACGGATCTCACGTTCGGCTCGGGCGGGATCGGCAGCCCGACGCTCGTCATCGCGGAGCTGTCGGTAGGTGGCACGTGATGTCCTGGCAGTCGCTCCTGCATGACGACCCGGTCCCCTGGCTCCTAGAGAAGGGCGACCCGGCGGTGCGAGCGCTCACGCTGCGGCACGTACTCGACCGCGGCCCGCGCGATGCCGAGCTGCGCGAGGCGCAGCAGCGCGCGATGTCGAGCCCGCCGCTCTCGACGCTGCTGCGCCAGCAGAAGTCGGACGGCAGCTGGCCGGGCCCGCATCTCTACGGCCCGAAGTACCAGTCGACGCACTGGTCGAATCTGCTGCTCGTCGAGTACGGCGTCGACCCCGGGGACCCGCGCGTGCGCCGCGCCGCACGGCGTGTGCTCGACGACCTGGGCTCGCCCGATCAAGGTGGTATGAGCTGGGTCTTCGACCAGGACCATGGGGCGTCGTGCTTCGTCGGCAACGTCGTGCGCTACGTCTCGCTGGCCGGATACGGCAACGACGAGCGCCTCGAGCCGCTGGTGCAGCGCCTGGTGCGCGATTCGAAGAAGTTCGACGCGGCGTGTTGGATCAACAGCGATGAGCCGTGCGCCTGGGGCTACGCGCGCCTGGTGTGGGGTCTCGCTGCGCTCCCTGAAGCCGGACGCACGCGCGAGGTCGAGCGCACACTCCGCCGCGGCGTCGAGTTCCTCCTCTCGTACCGCATGACACGGGGCGCTTATCCGACCGGGACCGAGCCGAGCTATCTGTGGCGCCAGATCTCGTTCCCGCTCTTCTACCAAGCGGACATCCTGTTCGTGCTGCGCGCGATCGACGCGGCCGGCGCGATCGACGACCCGCGTGCGCAGATCGCGATCGCCTGGCTTCTGTCGCGTCAGGACTCGCACGGACGGTGGGCCGGCCGCTCGCCGTACGCCGATCGCATGGCGTCGAAGGTGAACGCCAGCAAGTGGGCGACGCTCCACGCGGTCACCGTCCTCAAGCATGCCTTCCCTGAGAATGGCAGTTGACCAGTGCCATACGTGTTACCATACGTCAGGTGTTGAAGACGACCGTGTACCTTTCCGTGGAGCTGAAACGAAAGCTCGCTGCGCTCGCACGCCGGCGTCGGACCTCCGAGGCGCGCCTCATCCGCGAAGGACTCGAGCAGATCGTGCGCGACGAGTCACCGCGACGGCCAACGTTTCCCCTCTTCAATAGTGGCGACCCGGGCCTGTGGCGACATCCTGACGAGGAGCTGCTCAAGGGTTTCGGCGAGCGGTGATCGTCGTCGACTCGAGCGCACTGCTCGCAGGGATGGATGCCGCCGATCGGTTCCACGACCGCGTCCGCTCGGTGACGGAGAAGGATTCGGGCCCGTTCCTCCTTTCGCCATTCGTCGCCGCTGAGGT carries:
- a CDS encoding secondary thiamine-phosphate synthase enzyme YjbQ yields the protein MSVHHEKLSVSTDQREMTVDVTSRVRAAVTRSKVREGMCVISVAHTTAAVFVNENADPDVQRDLLQRLATLVPEGGDYRHAEGNSPAHIKAVLVGNDVSLSVHEGELVLGTWQGVYFAEFDGPRERSATVTVIGD
- the prmC gene encoding peptide chain release factor N(5)-glutamine methyltransferase is translated as MRTWGDARTAATARLRSAPDASTASLDADVLLAHALGVGKEALYAHPERELSAAEDERFQKLVERRSRGEPVAYLRGFKEFYGLRFQVDPRVLIPRPETEVLVEAARERIAGRALRVVDVGTGSGAIAVALAAHEHRVRVIATDSSRDALVVARANALANGVADRVELRQGDLLEPITERVDLVCANLPYLRDDTVNEWVGERSSLAFEPRGAVVAGPDGLGLIKRCIADLARVLAPDGAALFECDPPQVAAVREMLGRAGLRTRTVRDLTSAERVVVAES
- a CDS encoding TldD/PmbA family protein; this translates as MTARLSNDEVVDRALEALRAGRLATAEIFVRDALSGSVETKDGALEVVTARGERGLGVRVLEGQRVGFAHTSDLAVSGIEACVDQARRMATITEPDEDLRIAAAPLESVDLDIFQPGLEDRPLTDRGAIALAVESAARSVDPRITHFRKTSYSDAEVTTLIATTTGVRASYRESFCGAMTSAVATQNGERQIGYHGEGARRMVELDPDAVGKRAAQRALEKLGAKPFPTQKLPVVLDPWMAMSLLGAIAPLFSADSVLKGRSLFAGKLGERVANTRVTVVDDARRKGGLRSAPFDGEGVATTTRILIGRGVLRGYLTNLKTARKMSSAPTGNARRGSYASPSRIGPSNFYIEAGSDDPVALVRGLDRALAVTSLLNLHTIDPVSGEFSLGATGTYVERGAPVHPVQGITIAGNLTHLLSSISGVGTDLTFGSGGIGSPTLVIAELSVGGT
- a CDS encoding CopG family transcriptional regulator: MLKTTVYLSVELKRKLAALARRRRTSEARLIREGLEQIVRDESPRRPTFPLFNSGDPGLWRHPDEELLKGFGER
- a CDS encoding TldD/PmbA family protein — encoded protein: MTVRDAERAIRTALSRGGDWAELFWERSETLQLVLDDQRIEDAITGVDQGAGVRVESGEQTVYANGNVTDVDDVMAIAGRAARSVADGSGLHESARLTPDELPRPHSVAVDPRTVPVERKVALLRLANEVARAHDQRVSQATVSYAESVQEILVANSDGVHRTDTRVRVNFAVHVVAKDGAVLESGFEAVRGTLGFEMLTDDAVRDAAEKAARRAVLNVGAQPAPAGTYTVVLSSEAGGTLIHESVGHGLEADLNLKGLSVYSGRIGEKVASELITVIDDGRDPGQRGTAAMDDEGTATQRTVLIEKGILKTYLSDRKHAEKLGIRRSGNARRESFRHLPICRMTNTMIASGDSDPEEIVRSVKDGIFVKKMGGGQVDVVSGNFAFEVTECYRIRDGKLAEPLRGATLVGQGPKLMSEIDMVGWDLGYSTGTCGKDGQGAPVADAQPTLRIPSVVIGGKIQ